The DNA window GATCGACATGGCCGATCTCGCCCAACATGTTGAGCGCCGCTTCATTGGCGCCGCCATGGGCCGGGCCCCACAGGCAGGCGATGCCGGCGGCGATGCAGGCGAACGGGTTGGCGCCGGAAGAGCCGGCGAGGCGAACCGTAGAGGTCGAGGCATTCTGCTCGTGATCGGCGTGCAGGATGAAGATGCGCTCCATGGCGCGCGCCAGTACCGGGTTGATCTTGTACTCCTCGCACGGCACCGCAAAGCACATATGCAGGAAGTTTGCCGCGAAACCGAGATCGTTCTTCGGGTAAATAAAGGGCTGGCCGATGTGGTACTTGTAGGCCATGGCCGCGATCGTCGGCATCTTGGCGATCAGCCGCATGGAAGCGACCATGCGCTGGTACGGGTCGGAGATGTCGGTGGAGTCGTGATAGAAGGCCGACAGCGCGCCGACCACGCCGCACATCACCGCCATCGGGTGCGCATCGCGGCGAAAGCCGGTGAAGAAGCGCGACATCTGCTCGTGCACCATGGTGTGGCGCGTTACGCGGTAATCGAAATCGTCCTTCTGCGCCTTGGTCGGCAGTTCACCGTAGAGCAGGAGATAGCAGACTTCGAGGAAGTCGCCGTGTTCAGCCAACTGGTCGATCGGATAGCCACGATGCAAGAGGATGCCGGCATCGCCGTCGATGAAGGTGATTTCGGACTCGCAGCTTGCGGTCGAGGTGAAACCGGGGTCGTAGGTGAACGCGCCGGTGGTGCTGTAGAGCGAAGCGATGTCGATGACGTCAGGCCCGACGGAGCCGCTTCGCACCTTGAATTCATGGGTCTTGCCGGCGAATTCAAG is part of the Mesorhizobium loti genome and encodes:
- the gltA gene encoding citrate synthase translates to MTEAAKKLDVGGKNQEATATLEFAGKTHEFKVRSGSVGPDVIDIASLYSTTGAFTYDPGFTSTASCESEITFIDGDAGILLHRGYPIDQLAEHGDFLEVCYLLLYGELPTKAQKDDFDYRVTRHTMVHEQMSRFFTGFRRDAHPMAVMCGVVGALSAFYHDSTDISDPYQRMVASMRLIAKMPTIAAMAYKYHIGQPFIYPKNDLGFAANFLHMCFAVPCEEYKINPVLARAMERIFILHADHEQNASTSTVRLAGSSGANPFACIAAGIACLWGPAHGGANEAALNMLGEIGHVDHIPEFIARAKDKNDPFRLMGFGHRVYKNYDPRAKIMQKTAHEVLGELGIKDDPLLDIAMELEKIALTDPYFIEKKLYPNVDFYSGITLKALGFPTTMFTVLFAVARTVGWIAQWKEMIEDPRQKIGRPRQLYTGAPERDYVPIAKR